A single window of Pyrus communis chromosome 10, drPyrComm1.1, whole genome shotgun sequence DNA harbors:
- the LOC137746532 gene encoding RNA-binding protein involved in heterochromatin assembly dri1-like — translation MSWTGGDWMCGACQHANFKKRDACQRCGYPKYGGPDPSTYGCNRTEVLAGDWYCNCGAHNYASRPNCYRCSSMKNDYGGAAYSMMPSAEGYGSDASAPPGWKSGDWMCNRVGCGVHNYASRMECFKCKTPKDYGL, via the exons ATGAGCTGGACAGGAGGAGACTGGATGTGCGGAGCATGCCAGCATGCGAACTTTAAAAAGCGCGACGCCTGCCAACGTTGCGGGTACCCCAAGTATGGCGGACCTGATCCATCAACATATGGATGCAACCGGACAGAGGTCTTGGCTGGAGACTGGTATTGCAACTGTGGAGCTCATAACTATGCCAGCAGACCCAATTGCTATAGGTGCAGCTCAATGAAAAATGACTATGGTGGTGCTGCCTACAGCATGATGCCTTCTGCAGAAGGCTATGGTTCCGATGCCAGCGCCCCACCTGGATGGAAATCCGGCGACTGGATGTGCAATAG AGTTGGATGTGGAGTGCATAATTACGCCAGCCGAATGGAATGCTTCAAATGCAAAACACCTAAGGATTATG GTCTGTAA